A window of Clostridium sp. 'White wine YQ' contains these coding sequences:
- a CDS encoding YggS family pyridoxal phosphate-dependent enzyme → MSIRQNILSIQKEIPDEVTLIAVSKTKPLQDLEDAYECGMRDFGENKVQELMEKYDRFHKDVRWHLIGHLQTNKVKYLVGKVHLIHSLDSIKLLHQIEKVYSAENMIAKVLIQINIGKEESKTGIFEEDIENIIEEIEKCNYVKALGIMVIIPKGDVESNRLYFRKTKGIWNVLSEKNYKNVQMEYLSMGMTKDYKTAIEEGSNMVRIGEGIFGQRIYN, encoded by the coding sequence TTGAGTATAAGACAAAATATATTAAGTATACAAAAGGAAATACCAGATGAAGTAACACTTATAGCCGTATCAAAAACTAAACCATTACAAGATTTAGAAGATGCATATGAATGTGGAATGAGAGATTTTGGAGAAAACAAAGTTCAAGAACTTATGGAAAAGTACGATAGATTTCATAAGGATGTTAGATGGCATCTCATAGGACATCTTCAAACCAATAAAGTTAAATACCTTGTTGGAAAAGTACACTTAATACATTCGCTCGACTCAATTAAGCTTTTGCATCAAATTGAAAAGGTATATAGTGCTGAAAATATGATTGCAAAAGTTCTTATTCAGATAAATATTGGTAAAGAGGAAAGTAAAACAGGTATTTTTGAAGAGGATATTGAAAATATCATTGAAGAAATTGAAAAGTGTAACTATGTTAAAGCCTTAGGGATTATGGTAATAATACCAAAAGGAGATGTAGAAAGTAATAGGCTCTACTTTAGAAAAACAAAGGGAATTTGGAATGTCCTAAGTGAAAAGAATTACAAAAATGTACAAATGGAATATCTTTCAATGGGAATGACTAAAGACTATAAAACTGCAATTGAAGAAGGCAGTAATATGGTTAGAATCGGTGAAGGAATATTCGGCCAAAGAATATATAATTAG
- a CDS encoding UDP-N-acetylmuramoyl-tripeptide--D-alanyl-D-alanine ligase, with protein sequence MEKLRLEEIITAVNGKVLSNGTLEIFDKITTDSRKIEKDSIFFALKGENFNGNEYIGTAIKNGAKLCVVDEDVTFDENIDCSIIKVDNSRTALLDLAEYYRSKLSLKVIGVTGSTGKTSTKDIIAAILSEKFKVFKTKGNFNNEIGVPLMIFELDNSYDVAVLEMGMSDFGEIHRLAKAARPDISVITNIGISHIENLGTQEGILKAKMEITDYFNEKSILILNSEDKYLNTVKDRNFRIIRCGVNESSDLKAAEIHLMEEHVEFSIWHNDNFCRFKIDAPGEHSVLNGLLGIACSLELGLTFEEMKKGLNNLERTSMRLEFIRKNDITIINDCYNASPQSMKAALDVQKNTKGKRKIAVLGTMLELGQMSFEAHKEVGKYAKEIGIDELLVTGEYSTAYKEGFGDSIRSFKSKEELIKFLDEFIDSEDCILIKASRGMKFEEIVHSINN encoded by the coding sequence ATGGAAAAATTAAGATTGGAAGAGATAATAACTGCTGTTAATGGAAAAGTTTTAAGTAATGGTACGCTTGAAATTTTTGATAAAATTACTACTGATAGTAGAAAAATTGAAAAGGACAGTATATTTTTCGCATTAAAGGGCGAGAATTTTAACGGTAATGAATATATTGGAACTGCTATTAAAAATGGTGCAAAATTATGTGTAGTAGATGAAGATGTAACATTTGATGAAAATATAGACTGCAGTATTATAAAGGTTGACAATTCTAGAACAGCATTATTAGATCTAGCTGAGTATTATAGAAGTAAATTATCCCTAAAGGTAATTGGGGTAACCGGCTCAACAGGAAAAACTTCTACAAAAGATATAATAGCTGCAATATTATCTGAGAAATTTAAGGTTTTTAAAACTAAAGGGAACTTTAATAATGAAATTGGAGTTCCATTAATGATTTTTGAACTAGATAATTCATATGACGTAGCAGTACTTGAAATGGGTATGAGTGACTTTGGAGAAATTCATAGATTAGCTAAGGCTGCAAGACCAGATATTTCTGTAATAACTAATATAGGGATTTCTCACATAGAAAACTTAGGTACTCAAGAAGGTATATTAAAGGCTAAGATGGAAATCACCGATTATTTTAATGAAAAGAGTATACTAATATTAAATTCTGAAGACAAGTATTTAAATACTGTAAAAGACAGAAATTTTAGAATAATTAGGTGTGGTGTTAACGAATCATCAGACTTAAAGGCTGCTGAGATCCATTTAATGGAGGAACATGTTGAATTCTCGATATGGCATAATGACAATTTCTGTAGATTTAAAATAGATGCACCTGGAGAACATAGTGTCCTAAATGGACTTTTAGGTATTGCATGCTCATTAGAATTAGGTCTTACTTTTGAAGAAATGAAAAAGGGACTTAATAATCTAGAAAGAACTTCAATGAGATTAGAGTTTATAAGAAAAAATGATATAACAATTATAAATGATTGTTATAATGCATCTCCACAGTCAATGAAGGCAGCATTAGATGTTCAAAAAAATACTAAAGGCAAAAGAAAGATTGCTGTTTTAGGAACAATGCTTGAATTAGGGCAGATGTCTTTTGAAGCACATAAAGAAGTTGGCAAATATGCTAAAGAAATTGGGATTGATGAACTTTTAGTAACAGGTGAATATTCAACTGCTTATAAAGAAGGATTTGGGGATTCAATTAGAAGTTTTAAATCAAAAGAGGAATTAATAAAATTTTTAGATGAATTTATTGATTCAGAGGATTGTATTTTAATTAAAGCATCTAGAGGGATGAAATTTGAAGAAATAGTACATTCCATTAATAACTAA
- the spoVE gene encoding stage V sporulation protein E produces the protein MKKIKKAAVKMGQIDYILFYVIFFLLAIGVVMVYSASSFYAMYNFNDNMYFLKKQGFSAIVGVIAMLFMMSFDYHKLKKLTVPLIIITIPLLYVVFLFEGTNGAQRWIPLPGFSLQPSEIAKYAVVAFLALSIDKKGEGIKNFKTGILPYIVFSGFFAGSVLLEKNLSIASVIMIVTLIVLFVGGARPRDFATIIPVLFAGGVFFIFSESYRRERLLNFLDPWKDPANNGYQLIQSFLALGAGGVTGLGLGQSRQKTLYMPEPHNDFIFSIIGEELGLIGCLFIIILFVVLVWRGISIAMRAKDTYGTLLATGITGIIAVQALINIAVVTGSMPVTGVPLPLISYGGSSLIINMTALGILLNISRQIERKSST, from the coding sequence ATGAAAAAAATTAAAAAAGCAGCAGTTAAGATGGGGCAAATAGATTATATACTATTTTATGTAATATTCTTCTTGCTTGCCATAGGGGTAGTAATGGTATACTCTGCATCATCTTTTTATGCGATGTATAATTTTAATGACAATATGTATTTTTTAAAGAAACAAGGATTTTCCGCTATAGTTGGAGTTATAGCTATGCTTTTCATGATGTCATTTGATTATCACAAACTTAAGAAATTGACTGTACCATTAATAATAATAACAATTCCTTTACTATACGTTGTGTTTCTTTTTGAAGGAACTAATGGGGCCCAAAGATGGATACCACTTCCTGGGTTTTCACTTCAGCCTTCAGAAATAGCGAAATATGCAGTAGTAGCATTTTTAGCACTTAGTATTGATAAAAAGGGTGAAGGTATTAAAAATTTCAAAACTGGAATATTACCTTATATCGTTTTCTCAGGCTTTTTTGCAGGATCAGTACTTTTAGAAAAGAATTTATCTATTGCTTCAGTTATTATGATAGTAACACTTATTGTGCTTTTTGTTGGAGGAGCTAGACCTAGAGATTTTGCAACAATAATACCAGTGCTTTTTGCAGGTGGAGTATTTTTTATTTTTTCAGAATCATATAGAAGAGAAAGACTATTAAACTTCTTAGATCCTTGGAAAGATCCAGCAAATAATGGATATCAGTTAATACAATCATTTTTAGCATTGGGTGCAGGAGGAGTTACAGGCTTAGGTCTTGGCCAATCAAGACAAAAAACTCTATATATGCCTGAGCCACATAATGATTTTATTTTTTCAATTATTGGTGAAGAGTTAGGTCTTATAGGTTGTCTTTTTATAATAATTTTATTTGTGGTTTTAGTTTGGAGAGGAATTTCCATAGCCATGAGAGCTAAGGATACTTATGGTACCTTGTTAGCAACAGGTATAACAGGTATTATAGCAGTACAGGCGTTAATTAATATCGCAGTTGTAACTGGTTCTATGCCAGTTACTGGAGTGCCACTTCCTTTAATTAGTTACGGGGGATCGTCATTAATTATAAATATGACTGCACTGGGTATATTGCTAAATATATCTAGACAAATTGAACGAAAAAGTAGTACTTAA
- the mraY gene encoding phospho-N-acetylmuramoyl-pentapeptide-transferase — MENMKSMLNPDIIMAIVLGFAIATIIGGPIIKLLYKLKFGQNIREDGPRTHLKKAGTPTIGGLIFIFSTIIATFIMISNIKDEAIIALLAFVAFGFIGFLDDILKIIRKNNLGLRAYQKMILLLLVSSLLAYYGYVNVGTKINIPFVNAQIDIGIFYIPFIIFYFASETNAVNLTDGLDGLATSITVLVMTFLSILSFNLGHYSLSIFCVILAGALLGFLRFNAFPARVFMGDTGSLALGGAVATVGLLLKVEFLIVIIGGIYVLEALSVVIQVASFKLTGKRVFKMAPIHHHFEQLGWKETKVVTVFSIITLILCFIGFLSL, encoded by the coding sequence ATGGAAAATATGAAAAGTATGCTTAATCCAGATATAATTATGGCTATAGTCTTGGGTTTCGCAATTGCAACTATAATTGGGGGACCAATAATCAAATTATTATATAAGTTAAAATTTGGACAAAATATTAGAGAAGATGGACCAAGAACACATCTAAAAAAAGCTGGTACACCTACAATTGGTGGATTAATATTTATTTTTTCTACTATAATTGCGACGTTTATTATGATAAGCAATATAAAGGATGAAGCTATTATAGCTTTACTTGCTTTTGTAGCTTTTGGTTTTATAGGATTCTTGGATGATATTTTAAAAATAATAAGAAAGAATAATCTTGGACTTAGAGCGTACCAAAAAATGATATTATTATTATTAGTATCTTCTCTATTAGCTTATTATGGATATGTGAATGTTGGTACTAAAATAAATATACCTTTTGTAAATGCACAAATTGATATAGGAATTTTCTACATACCATTTATAATCTTTTATTTTGCATCAGAGACTAATGCGGTAAACTTAACAGATGGATTAGATGGATTGGCAACTTCTATCACTGTACTAGTTATGACGTTTTTATCAATATTAAGTTTTAATTTAGGCCACTATAGTTTATCAATCTTTTGTGTGATTTTAGCTGGAGCGCTTTTAGGATTCTTAAGATTTAATGCGTTCCCTGCCAGAGTTTTTATGGGGGATACAGGTTCTTTAGCCTTAGGAGGAGCTGTTGCAACTGTTGGGTTACTACTAAAAGTTGAGTTTTTGATAGTGATTATTGGTGGTATATATGTACTTGAAGCATTATCAGTAGTAATTCAAGTTGCATCATTTAAACTTACTGGAAAAAGAGTATTTAAGATGGCTCCTATACACCATCATTTTGAACAATTAGGTTGGAAAGAAACTAAGGTAGTTACAGTATTTTCAATTATTACTTTAATTTTATGTTTTATTGGGTTCCTTTCTCTTTAG
- a CDS encoding DUF881 domain-containing protein, giving the protein MKQNESSIFVFIASIIVGILIALNINFSKVSSNIQLTTKEYSDAVEKRNKLRKEVSDLKDDNYKTIQKINEYSSAGKKDDKVVEDLKAQLKLNKMVDGFEAVTGPGLKITLNDGDLSIDENGVYDPMLTKLKILHDEDMANVVNEIRNAGGEAIAINKQRVLPNSFIICNAAFLNIDDVQLPAPFVVEIIGDAKLMKESLQDENGYLRFLKNRGLRVVIEEETNITLPAIEKKSIAPNFLAPYIK; this is encoded by the coding sequence ATGAAGCAAAATGAATCGAGCATATTTGTCTTTATAGCATCAATTATTGTTGGAATACTAATTGCATTAAACATAAATTTTTCAAAAGTTTCATCTAACATACAATTAACTACCAAAGAATATAGTGATGCTGTTGAGAAAAGAAATAAGCTAAGAAAAGAAGTAAGTGACTTAAAAGATGATAACTATAAGACTATTCAAAAGATAAATGAATATTCTTCAGCTGGAAAAAAAGATGATAAGGTAGTTGAGGATTTGAAGGCTCAGCTTAAATTAAATAAAATGGTTGATGGTTTTGAGGCAGTAACAGGACCTGGACTTAAAATAACTTTAAATGATGGGGATTTAAGCATTGATGAAAATGGAGTATACGATCCAATGCTTACAAAATTAAAAATACTTCATGATGAAGATATGGCAAATGTAGTAAATGAAATTAGAAATGCCGGCGGAGAAGCAATAGCTATAAATAAGCAGAGAGTTTTACCAAACTCCTTTATTATTTGTAATGCCGCGTTTTTAAATATCGATGATGTTCAGCTTCCAGCACCATTTGTTGTAGAAATTATAGGTGATGCGAAGTTAATGAAGGAATCTCTTCAGGATGAAAATGGATATTTAAGATTTTTAAAGAACAGAGGGCTAAGGGTAGTAATTGAAGAAGAAACAAATATTACTTTGCCTGCCATTGAAAAAAAATCAATAGCACCAAATTTTTTAGCACCTTATATTAAGTAG
- a CDS encoding DUF881 domain-containing protein: MKKIYSQLAVAVVCALLGFLLSYQFKLISNKEKSTQQNYNQTDVLAEIEQLKKERDDANKRNGDLQDQLKKIEDASTNSSNLDKQLKKDLDDTRMITGSIDVKGTGITLYINPKKDIFSTQNDMDNTALGETDLVHIVNNLLYAGAEAISINDYRITPQTGIKFSNNYIWIGSEGKVDPKTEITIKAVGDKTKLQSILNFGGTLEVGSLHNYNKKIVPEDQIVVNKSTKGLNTNFIKPVQ; encoded by the coding sequence ATGAAAAAAATATATTCACAGCTTGCAGTAGCAGTAGTTTGCGCTCTATTAGGCTTCCTTTTATCATATCAGTTTAAGCTTATTAGCAATAAGGAGAAATCTACTCAACAAAATTATAATCAAACAGATGTATTAGCTGAAATTGAACAGTTAAAGAAAGAAAGAGATGATGCAAATAAACGTAATGGAGATCTTCAAGATCAATTAAAGAAAATTGAGGATGCATCAACAAATTCTAGTAATTTAGATAAGCAACTTAAGAAAGATTTAGATGATACTAGAATGATTACTGGCTCAATTGACGTTAAAGGTACAGGTATAACTTTATATATTAATCCTAAAAAGGATATATTCTCCACTCAAAATGATATGGATAATACAGCATTAGGTGAGACAGATTTAGTTCATATAGTTAACAACTTACTTTATGCTGGGGCTGAAGCTATATCAATAAATGATTATAGAATAACTCCTCAAACAGGAATAAAGTTCTCCAACAATTATATATGGATTGGCAGTGAAGGTAAAGTTGATCCAAAAACTGAAATTACTATTAAAGCAGTAGGAGATAAGACAAAATTACAATCTATACTTAATTTTGGAGGAACATTAGAGGTTGGAAGTTTACACAATTATAATAAAAAAATTGTCCCAGAGGACCAGATTGTCGTTAATAAAAGTACAAAAGGTTTAAATACTAATTTTATAAAACCTGTTCAATAA
- a CDS encoding small basic family protein — protein sequence MIAFLGLLVGIIIGITTQINIPDKFSPYMSVAILACLDSVFGAIRATLSKNFQADVFISGFFGNAALAAALAYLGDKLGIPIYIAAVIVFGGRIFDNFAIIRRLLLEKAKSH from the coding sequence ATGATAGCATTTTTAGGATTACTAGTTGGAATTATAATAGGAATAACTACTCAAATCAATATACCAGATAAGTTTTCACCTTATATGTCTGTGGCTATACTTGCATGTTTAGATTCTGTTTTTGGAGCTATAAGAGCAACATTATCAAAGAACTTTCAAGCCGATGTTTTTATTTCGGGATTTTTTGGTAATGCAGCGTTGGCAGCTGCACTTGCATACTTGGGTGATAAACTAGGTATACCAATATATATAGCAGCAGTTATTGTTTTTGGAGGTAGAATATTCGATAATTTTGCAATTATAAGAAGACTTCTATTAGAAAAAGCAAAATCTCACTAG
- a CDS encoding cell division protein FtsQ/DivIB, with protein MQPQNNKYIEVRRKKQKIKKLVALFILFLGLFILFLLKAPTFNISQISVKNNNENPILKEDYISGKLNIFKGKNIFSVKRQTIEEELEKEAYVKEAKVTKKLPNKVSIDIIEKKPTFSIEDNGEFYVLDEEGKIIEIKNEKENDTLINLKGISVNNKNVGSYITKDEKMEKLIDSFGKLLAANTSNIKFSFLDLSDTANINIYYGEVMIKIGSEYTLQNKLNSAINILKSHNMKKGYIDVRFNTNPIIVEE; from the coding sequence GTGCAACCACAAAATAACAAATATATAGAAGTGAGAAGAAAAAAACAGAAGATAAAAAAATTAGTAGCCTTATTTATATTATTTTTAGGGTTATTTATTTTGTTTTTATTAAAAGCTCCAACTTTTAATATTTCTCAAATAAGTGTTAAAAATAATAATGAAAATCCTATATTAAAAGAAGATTATATAAGTGGGAAATTGAATATTTTTAAAGGAAAAAATATTTTTTCGGTAAAAAGACAAACTATTGAGGAAGAACTAGAAAAAGAAGCTTATGTTAAAGAAGCAAAGGTTACTAAAAAATTACCGAATAAAGTAAGTATAGATATTATAGAAAAGAAGCCAACATTTTCAATTGAAGATAATGGGGAATTCTATGTTTTAGATGAAGAAGGTAAGATAATAGAAATAAAAAATGAAAAGGAAAATGATACATTAATAAATCTTAAAGGTATTAGCGTAAATAACAAAAATGTAGGAAGTTATATTACTAAAGATGAAAAGATGGAAAAATTAATAGATTCCTTTGGAAAGCTTTTAGCTGCTAACACATCTAATATAAAATTCTCATTTCTAGATTTAAGTGATACAGCTAATATAAATATTTATTATGGTGAAGTAATGATTAAAATAGGTTCAGAATATACTTTACAAAATAAGCTCAACAGTGCAATAAATATTTTAAAGAGTCATAATATGAAAAAGGGTTACATAGATGTAAGATTTAATACAAATCCGATTATCGTAGAAGAATAG